A region from the Bos indicus x Bos taurus breed Angus x Brahman F1 hybrid chromosome 9, Bos_hybrid_MaternalHap_v2.0, whole genome shotgun sequence genome encodes:
- the SLC22A1 gene encoding solute carrier family 22 member 1 isoform X3, with protein MLTVDDVLEQVGEFGWFQKQTFLILCLLSAAFAPIYVGIVFLAFTPDHRCRSPGVAELSRRCGWSLAEELNYTVPGPGPESQCLRYEVDWNQSTLGCLDPLASLATNGSPLPLGPCEQGWVYDTPGSSIVTEFNLVCDDSWKVDLFQSCVNLGFFLGSLGVGYIADRFGRKVCLLATTLTCASLGVLTAVAPDYTSLLIFRLLQGLVSKGSWTAGYTLITEFVGLGYRRTVAILYQMAFTVGLVLLSGLAYILPHWRWLQLAVSLPIFLLLFRFWFVPESPRWLLSQKRNTEAIKIMDHIAQKNGKLPPADLKMLSLEEDVTEKLSPSFIDLFRTPNLRKYTFILMYLWFTSSVVYQGLIMHVGATGGNLYLDFLYSALVEFPAGFIILVTIDRFGRRYPLATSNLAAGLACFLMIFIPHEHKLREAETFSALLTAELLGQRRHSKYIEELPGRCY; from the exons ATGCTCACTGTAGATGATGTACTGGAGCAGGTTGGGGAGTTCGGCTGGTTCCAGAAGCAAACCTTCCTGATCCTGTGCCTGCTCTCGGCCGCCTTCGCCCCCATCTACGTGGGCATCGTCTTCCTGGCCTTCACCCCGGACCACCGCTGCCGGAGCCCCGGGGTGGCGGAGCTGAGCCGGCGATGCGGCTGGAGCCTGGCGGAGGAGCTCAACTACACGGTGCCAGGCCCGGGACCCGAGAGCCAGTGCCTCCGCTACGAGGTGGACTGGAACCAGAGCACCCTTGGCTGCCTGGACCCGCTGGCCAGCCTGGCTACCAACGGCAGCCCCCTGCCCCTGGGCCCCTGCGAGCAGGGCTGGGTGTACGACACGCCCGGCTCCTCCATCGTGACCGAG TTTAACCTGGTGTGTGATGACTCTTGGAAGGTGGACCTCTTTCAGTCCTGTGTGAACTTGGGCTTCTTCCTGGGCTCTCTGGGAGTCGGCTACATCGCAGACAG GTTTGGCCGCAAGGTGTGCCTCTTGGCTACCACCCTCACCTGCGCCAGCTTGGGCGTCCTGACGGCCGTGGCTCCGGACTACACGTCCCTGCTGATCTTCCGCCTGCTGCAGGGGCTGGTCAGCAAGGGCAGCTGGACGGCTGGCTACACCCTGA TCACGGAGTTCGTGGGCCTGGGCTACAGACGGACAGTGGCGATCCTCTACCAGATGGCCTTCACCGTGGGGCTGGTGCTGCTCTCCGGACTGGCCTACATCCTCCCGCACTGGCGCTGGCTGCAGCTGGCCGTCTCCCTGCCCATCTTCCTGCTCCTCTTCCGCTTCTG GTTTGTGCCCGAGTCCCCCCGATGGCTGTTATCTCAAAAGAGAAACACTGAGGCGATAAAGATCATGGACCACATTGCGCAAAAGAACGGGAAGCTGCCTCCTGCTGACCTGAAG ATGCTGTCTCTCGAGGAGGACGTCACTGAGAAGCTGAGCCCCTCATTCATAGACCTGTTCCGCACGCCCAACCTGAGGAAGTACACCTTCATCCTGATGTACCTGTG GTTCACCAGCTCCGTGGTCTACCAGGGCCTCATCATGCACGTGGGCGCCACCGGCGGGAACCTCTACCTGGACTTCCTCTACTCCGCTCTGGTCGAGTTCCCCGCAGGCTTCATCATCCTCGTCACCATCGACCGCTTCGGCCGCCGCTACCCGCTGGCCACGTCCAACTTGGCGGCCGGGCTGGCCTGCTTCCTCATGATCTTTATCCCACACG aACACAAGCTCCGAGAAGCGGAAACATTCTCTGCTTTGCTCACGGCTGAGCTCCTGGGGCAGAGACGCCACTCTAAGTACATAGAGGAGCTTCCCGGgcggtgctactg A